In the genome of Ignavibacteria bacterium, one region contains:
- a CDS encoding citrate (Si)-synthase, with the protein MPALKEKLAEQIPAIREEIKALIKEHGNKSISDVTIAQAYGGMRGVKALVCDTSAVPPETGLLIRGIPVGKLADRLPEEVLYLLLTGELPDEESLKQLQADLKKRRKVPDYVWKVLAAMPKDSHPMCMLNTAILSMEKESVFRKKYDNGLNKDEYWIPTLEDTLNIVARVPIIAAGIYRMRFGKGKRIPSNPKLDMGADFAQMHGLKDPNGEFAKLMRLYLVLHSDHESGNVSAATTHTVASALSDLYYALSAGLNGLAGPLHGLANQECLKFVLDLKKHFKGVPTDEDLYKFSWDWLNTGKVIPGYGHAVLRVTDPRFDSFLNFGKTYCSKDPVFQLVEKIFNVVPKVLMEQGKAKDPWPNVDAGSGALLYYYGMKEFDYYTVLFSVSRAMGVCAQAVIARAIGSPIVRPKSVTTNWIKKFVATPA; encoded by the coding sequence ATGCCCGCGTTAAAAGAAAAACTTGCTGAGCAAATCCCTGCTATACGCGAGGAGATCAAAGCGTTAATTAAAGAGCATGGAAACAAATCAATTTCTGATGTTACTATTGCTCAAGCTTACGGAGGAATGCGAGGTGTTAAAGCTTTAGTCTGCGACACATCTGCAGTACCACCAGAGACAGGATTATTGATTAGAGGAATTCCTGTTGGAAAACTTGCTGATCGATTACCGGAAGAAGTTTTATATCTTCTTCTTACAGGCGAGCTGCCTGATGAAGAATCATTAAAACAACTTCAAGCAGATCTTAAAAAGAGAAGAAAAGTTCCCGATTACGTTTGGAAAGTATTGGCTGCAATGCCAAAAGATTCTCATCCGATGTGTATGTTGAATACAGCCATTCTTTCGATGGAGAAGGAATCTGTGTTCAGAAAGAAATATGATAATGGATTAAATAAAGACGAGTACTGGATCCCAACTCTTGAAGATACATTAAACATCGTTGCTAGAGTTCCAATAATTGCTGCCGGAATCTATCGCATGCGTTTTGGAAAAGGAAAAAGGATCCCTTCAAATCCAAAATTAGATATGGGTGCAGACTTCGCACAAATGCACGGCTTAAAAGATCCGAACGGAGAATTTGCTAAGCTGATGAGATTATATCTTGTTCTTCACAGCGATCATGAAAGCGGCAACGTAAGTGCTGCAACTACTCATACCGTGGCTTCAGCTTTATCGGATTTGTACTATGCACTTTCCGCTGGATTAAATGGATTAGCTGGTCCTTTGCATGGATTAGCAAATCAAGAATGCCTAAAGTTTGTTCTCGATTTAAAGAAGCATTTCAAAGGCGTACCAACGGATGAAGATCTGTATAAATTTTCTTGGGATTGGTTAAATACTGGAAAAGTAATTCCAGGATATGGACATGCTGTATTGCGAGTAACCGATCCGCGTTTTGACTCTTTCTTGAACTTCGGAAAGACTTATTGCTCAAAAGATCCTGTTTTTCAATTAGTTGAAAAAATATTTAATGTAGTTCCTAAAGTTCTAATGGAACAAGGAAAAGCAAAAGACCCATGGCCAAATGTTGATGCTGGTTCTGGCGCTTTACTATACTATTATGGCATGAAGGAATTCGATTATTATACTGTACTGTTTAGTGTCTCTCGTGCAATGGGCGTGTGCGCACAAGCCGTAATTGCGCGAGCCATCGGTTCGCCGATTGTAAGACCCAAATCAGTTACAACTAATTGGATCAAAAAATTTGTAGCTACACCTGCGTAA
- a CDS encoding serine hydrolase, producing the protein MNRMKILIILIVGLNLPITGQPDSSISYSNLVKNLDSIVRMHNFSIGIAFFDLKSNNGYFHNPDLPFPTASAIKIEILAELFNQTAKNNFKLTDQVRIGIKVDGSGILQFFDYTDLKLSYYNLALLMIQQSDNTATNILIKELGMDNINKFIIDLGLTNTKLQRIMMDFEARAKGLDNISTPRDKLTLLKKIYERNLISEESCKRMIDVLSVSKSSPLTKNIKEDFKIAGKGGGIPGVRCEMGIFYFKDFEYILVVMTKDLPQQELGDEVIGKISELVYNFMKQQNN; encoded by the coding sequence ATGAATAGAATGAAGATTTTGATTATATTAATTGTAGGATTGAATTTGCCTATTACAGGCCAACCGGATTCTTCGATCAGCTACTCAAATCTAGTTAAAAACCTTGATTCCATTGTAAGAATGCACAATTTCTCCATTGGAATAGCATTTTTTGATCTAAAAAGCAACAATGGGTATTTCCATAATCCGGATTTACCGTTTCCGACTGCAAGTGCAATCAAGATTGAAATCCTTGCAGAGTTATTCAATCAAACTGCTAAAAACAACTTTAAGCTCACTGACCAAGTCAGGATTGGAATCAAAGTAGATGGAAGCGGAATTTTACAATTTTTTGATTATACAGATTTGAAACTTAGTTATTACAATCTCGCACTTTTAATGATACAGCAAAGTGATAATACTGCTACTAATATTCTCATCAAGGAACTTGGAATGGATAACATCAATAAATTTATTATAGATTTAGGATTAACAAATACGAAATTGCAAAGAATAATGATGGACTTTGAAGCTCGAGCCAAAGGACTTGATAATATTTCAACACCTAGAGATAAGCTAACGCTCCTCAAAAAGATTTATGAAAGAAATTTAATTTCAGAGGAAAGTTGTAAGAGAATGATTGACGTACTGTCTGTTTCAAAAAGTTCTCCCCTAACAAAAAATATTAAAGAAGATTTTAAGATTGCAGGTAAAGGAGGCGGGATTCCTGGTGTGCGCTGTGAGATGGGAATATTTTACTTCAAGGATTTTGAATACATACTTGTTGTGATGACCAAAGACTTACCTCAACAGGAATTGGGCGATGAAGTGATCGGCAAAATCTCGGAATTAGTATATAACTTTATGAAGCAGCAAAACAATTAA